From Carassius gibelio isolate Cgi1373 ecotype wild population from Czech Republic chromosome B21, carGib1.2-hapl.c, whole genome shotgun sequence, the proteins below share one genomic window:
- the snrpd3l gene encoding small nuclear ribonucleoprotein D3 polypeptide, like: MSIGVPIKVLHEAEGHIVTCETNTGEVYRGKLIEAEDNMNCQMSNITVTYRDGRVSQLEQVYIRGSKIRFLILPDMLKNAPMLKSMKNKNQGAGAGRGKAAILKAQVAARGRGRGGPGGRGNIFQKRR, encoded by the exons ATGTCTATTGGTGTTCCCATCAAAGTCCTGCATGAAGCAGAGGGTCACATCGTGACCTGTGAGACAAACACCGGTGAAGTGTACAGAGGCAAACTGATCGAAGCAGAGGATAACATGAACTGCCAG ATGTCCAACATTACAGTGACCTATCGAGATGGCAGAGTGTCCCAGCTGGAGCAGGTATACATCCGCGGCAGCAAAATACGCTTCCTCATTCTGCCAGACATGTTGAAAAACGCCCCCATGTTGAAgagcatgaaaaacaaaaaccaagGTGCAGGAGCTGGAAGAGGCAAAGCAGCTATTCTCAAAGCTCAAG TCGCAGCAAGGGGCCGAGGTCGAGGAGGGCCAGGAGGAAGGGGAAATATTTTCCAGAAACGACGATAA
- the adora2ab gene encoding adenosine A2a receptor b: MSSPLYIVLELLIGVLAVAGNVLVCWAVCLNSNLQSITNFFVVSLALADIAVGLLAIPFAVIISTGFCSQFHGCLFIACFVLVLTQSSIFSLLAIAVDRYIAIKIPLRYNSLVTGRRAKGIIAVCWILSVVIGLTPMLGWNRHVAEGTNSSCPQGMTECLFEKVVTMDYMVYFNFFGCVLPPLLAMLAIYARIFMAARHQLRQMEQKLVHLQGHAHKEGYSSRSTLQREVHAAKSLAIIVGLFAVCWLPLHIINCFTLFCPLCDRPQEWVMYLAIILSHANSVVNPFIYAYRIRDFRHTFRRIIRRHFLWHGNRLATGNSKGGMAASSAAVSVIENSCTVSSSYVLDGNPIPGMVSCDKFTKQMPPRTSPQTEFQDLGYSLNGTLEHSFPTNSTKIFSLQTGEEVPSIRDHVEIMTVKDCSAITNGHVRCLVPIRTSNSSDLAEVS, translated from the exons ATGTCTTCTCCCCTCTACATTGTTCTTGAGCTCCTGATTGGGGTTTTGGCTGTGGCAGGGAACGTTCTGGTGTGCTGGGCCGTTTGCCTTAACAGTAACCTCCAGAGCATCACAAACTTCTTTGTGGTGTCGCTGGCTTTGGCGGACATCGCAGTGGGACTCCTGGCCATTCCGTTCGCCGTCATCATCAGCACGGGCTTCTGCAGCCAGTTTCACGGGTGCCTCTTCATTGCCTGCTTCGTGCTGGTCCTCACACAGAGCTCCATCTTCAGTTTGTTGGCCATTGCCGTGGATCGTTATATCGCCATCAAGATCCCATTGAG GTACAACAGCCTTGTCACAGGCCGAAGAGCCAAAGGCATCATTGCGGTATGCTGGATACTTTCAGTGGTCATCGGTTTGACCCCCATGCTAGGCTGGAACAGGCATGTCGCCGAGGGCACCAACAGCTCCTGTCCTCAAGGTATGACGGAGTGCCTGTTCGAGAAGGTGGTCACCATGGATTACATGGTTTACTTCAACTTTTTCGGCTGTGTCTTGCCTCCGCTACTTGCCATGCTGGCCATCTATGCACGGATCTTCATGGCTGCCCGTCACCAGCTCAGACAGATGGAGCAGAAACTAGTACACTTGCAAGGACATGCCCACAAGGAGGGATACTCATCCCGGTCCACACTGCAAAGGGAAGTCCACGCGGCCAAATCTTTGGCTATCATCGTGGGCCTCTTCGCTGTATGTTGGCTCCCATTGCATATTATTAACTGCTTCACACTGTTCTGTCCACTGTGTGATCGACCTCAGGAGTGGGTCATGTACCTGGCCATAATACTTTCACATGCTAATTCAGTAGTGAACCCCTTTATATACGCCTACCGAATACGTGATTTCAGACACACCTTCCGAAGGATCATTCGACGCCACTTCCTGTGGCATGGAAACAGACTGGCCACTGGTAACAGCAAGGGAGGCATGGCTGCTTCTTCTGCTGCAGTCAGTGTGATTGAGAATTCTTGTACAGTGTCCAGTAGCTATGTATTGGACGGCAATCCCATTCCTGGCATGGTTTCCTGTGACAAATTCACAAAGCAAATGCCACCAAGAACCAGTCCTCAAACGGAATTCCAAGACTTAGGATACAGTTTAAATGGAACTTTGGAACATTCCTTTCCCACCAATTCGACAAAGATTTTCTCATTACAAACTGGGGAGGaagttccctccatcagggaccATGTAGAAATCATGACTGTAAAAGACTGCAGTGCTATTACTAATGGACATGTCAGATGTCTGGTGCCCATAAGGACAAGCAACTCATCTGATCTTGCAGAAGTGTCATGA